The proteins below are encoded in one region of Engystomops pustulosus chromosome 8, aEngPut4.maternal, whole genome shotgun sequence:
- the LOC140074764 gene encoding melanin-concentrating hormone receptor 1-like, protein MAEPDNWVHLGLYIYNDSNVTGTGTPSAVFSRRQDHDSIVLPVIFGIICLVGTIGNCIVIYTLTKKPKGNHNIADIFIVSLSVTDLLFLLGMPFLIHQLLGNGVWHFGATMCTIITALDANSQFASTYILTAMSVDRYLATVHPIRSSYVRTTCAAAMVILLLCLCSLITIIPVFMYTQLIELPDGNAGCGIILPNLSIDIYWYTLYQFFLAFVIPLLVICVVYVKIQKHISCVVVPLPQRNFRARSKKITRTSVTICSAFFICWAPYYILQLVHLKVEHPTTIFLYAYNVAISLGYANSCINPFIYIVLSDTFKRHLIKAVCPGQQQRRGERHATSEVSPSVRICSVPTQETSLSMMYSNNIDNYISLSVSVP, encoded by the coding sequence tgTTCAGTAGAAGACAGGACCATGACAGCATTGTCCTTCCTGTGATTTTTGGAATCATATGTCTGGTGGGCACCATCGGTAACTGCATTGTCATCTACACCCTGACCAAGAAACCGAAGGGAAACCACAACATAGCGGACATCTTCATCGTGAGCCTCTCGGTGACCGACCTCCTCTTCTTACTGGGAATGCCTTTTCTGATCCACCAGTTATTGGGCAATGGTGTCTGGCACTTTGGGGCCACCATGTGCACCATCATCACCGCTTTGGATGCCAACAGCCAGTTTGCCAGCACCTACATCCTCACGGCCATGTCTGTGGACCGGTACCTCGCCACTGTCCACCCCATCCGCTCTTCTTACGTGAGGACAACCTGTGCGGCAGCCATGGTCATCCTCCTGTTGTGTCTCTGCTCTCTGATCACCATCATCCCGGTCTTCATGTACACTCAACTCATCGAGCTCCCGGACGGCAACGCTGGTTGTGGCATCATCCTGCCCAACCTGTCCATAGATATTTATTGGTACACGCTCTACCAGTTCTTCTTGGCCTTCGTCATCCCTCTACTCGTCATCTGTGTGGTCTACGTCAAGATCCAGAAGCACATCTCGTGTGTGGTGGTCCCTCTACCCCAAAGGAACTTCAGAGCCAGGTCCAAGAAGATCACGAGAACATCGGTGACTATCTGCTCCGCCTTCTTCATATGTTGGGCTCCATATTACATCCTCCAGCTGGTGCACCTCAAGGTTGAACATCCCACCACCATATTCCTCTACGCCTACAATGTGGCCATCAGTCTTGGCTACGCCAACAGTTGTATAAACCCCTTCATCTACATTGTCCTAAGTGATACCTTCAAGAGGCATCTGATCAAGGCGGTGTGTCCGGGGCAGCagcagaggaggggtgagcggcaCGCCACCAGCGAGGTCAGCCCCTCCGTCAGGATATGCTCCGTTCCAACTCAAGAGACCTCCTTAAGCATGATGTACTCCAACAACATAGACAACTACATCTCGCTGTCGGTTTCCGTCCCGTGA